In one window of Arachis ipaensis cultivar K30076 chromosome B06, Araip1.1, whole genome shotgun sequence DNA:
- the LOC107645765 gene encoding AT-hook motif nuclear-localized protein 20 produces the protein MANRWWTDPVGLPGVDNSTNSPIKKPDLGFSMNTQPASAPIDKHEEQDDNNSDDYPKEGAIELSATRRPRGRPPGSKNKPKPPIFVTRDSPNALRSHVMEVANGADITDSLVQFARKRQRGVCVLSATGTVANVTLRQPTAPGAVMALHGRFEIISLTGSFLPGPSPAGSTGLTVYLAGGQGQVVGGGVVGPLVASGSVMIMAATFSNAVYERLPIEQDEDQLQEVPPAANGGGSPPVLGGSGGDGYMVGQLNHEGSWGHSRPPPPPY, from the exons ATGGCCAACCGATGGTGGACCGATCCGGTTGGTCTGCCCGGAGTAGACAACTCCACCAACTCTCCGATCAAGAAACCCGATCTGGGTTTCTCCATGAACACCCAACCTGCATCTGCTCCCATCGACAAGCACGAAGAACAAGACGACAACAACAGCGACGACTACCCCAAGGAAGGAGCAATCGAGCTCTCCGCCACGCGCCGCCCAAGGGGCCGTCCTCCTGGCTCCAAGAACAAGCCCAAGCCGCCGATATTCGTCACCAGAGACAGCCCTAACGCTCTCAGAAGCCACGTCATGGAGGTTGCTAACGGTGCTGACATCACCGATAGCTTGGTTCAGTTCGCAAGGAAGCGCCAGAGAGGGGTCTGCGTTCTCAGCGCCACCGGAACAGTCGCCAACGTCACTCTCCGGCAGCCAACTGCTCCCGGCGCCGTCATGGCACTCCATGGGCGTTTTGAGATCATATCTTTAACAGGCTCGTTTCTTCCCGGGCCGTCGCCGGCGGGGTCGACGGGGCTGACAGTGTACCTGGCTGGAGGGCAGGGGCAGGTGGTGGGCGGCGGGGTGGTGGGCCCTCTTGTGGCGTCGGGATCAGTTATGATAATGGCGGCTACGTTTTCGAATGCAGTTTATGAGAGATTGCCAATTGAGCAGGATGAGGATCAACTTCAAGAAGTGCCTCCTGCTGCAAACGGCGGTGGCTCTCCGCCGGTGTTAGGTGGTTCCGGCGGGGACGGTTATATGGTTGGGCAGCTCAACCATGAAGGTTCTTGGGGTCATTCGAGACCACCGCCACCCCCCTATtg A
- the LOC107645764 gene encoding protein EIN4 produces MERGVCPILLLVLVFSLVLSVYAMDVEFGPCNNCDDEEGIWSIQSILVCQKVSDFFIAIAYFSIPLELLYFISYSNVPFKLVFLQFIAFIVLCGLTHLLNAYTYYGSPSFQLLISLTVAKFLTALVSCATAITFPTLIPLLLKIKVRELFLRQNVLELGQEVGMMKKQKEASWHVRMLTREIRKSLDKHTILYSTLVELSKALDLHNCAVWMPDNDRREMHLTHELKPSSANQLKISIPISDPDVLEIRKSKGVQILRPDSALGAASGGEYGESGSVAAIRMPILHVSNFKGGTPEMVDTSYAILVLVLPNLNSRAWNPHEMDIVEVVADQVAVALSHASVLEESQLMRQKLAEQNRALQQAQKNAMMASQARSSFQKVMSNGMRRPMHSILGLLSIFQEDNLRPEQKIIIDTMLRVSNALSSLISDVMEISANDKGSFRLEMKPFDLHSMMREVSCIAKCLCVHKGFGLEIDVHKGLPGLVIGDEARSFQVILHLIGYLLNMYDKGTLIFRAFTENDSGNKDDKGLGIWRSSVQHDYVYVKFSFQITGITSESDVLNSAKHYSGRRHYNNEPNEGLSFSMCKTLVQMMQGNIWMSPNSSGLAQGMTLLLKFQLGRPSVGRSTFALKDAPNPQFRGLKVVLADDDNVNRTVTKKLLEKLGCQVTAVSSGFQCLSAVSASGNTYKIILLDLHMPEMDGFEVARRIRKFHSRSWPLIIALTASAEDDVREKCIQVGMHGLIRKPILLQEIADELRTVLQRAGEKL; encoded by the exons ATGGAAAGAGGAGTGTGTCCTATCCTGTTGTTGGTGCTGGTTTTTTCTCTTGTGCTCTCTGTTTATGCTATGGATGTTGAGTTTGGACCCTGCAATAAttgtgatgatgaggaagggaTTTGGAGCATCCAGAGCATCCTGGTTTGCCAAAAAGTCAGTGACTTCTTCATTGCCATTGCATATTTTTCCATACCCCTTGAGCTACTTTACTTCATTAGCTACTCCAATGTCCCATTCAAATTGGTCTTCCTTCAGTTCATTGCCTTCATTGTTCTCTGTGGGTTGACACATTTGCTCAATGCCTACACCTATTATGGCTCTCCCTCCTTCCAGCTTTTGATCTCTCTCACCGTCGCGAAATTCCTTACTGCTCTTGTGTCCTGTGCTACTGCAATCACCTTTCCTACTCTCATTCCCCTTCTTCTCAAGATCAAAGTGAGAGAGCTTTTCTTGAGGCAGAATGTGTTGGAACTGGGCCAAGAGGTTGGGATGATGAAGAAACAGAAGGAAGCGAGCTGGCATGTTCGAATGCTGACTCGCGAAATTAGGAAGTCTCTGGATAAGCACACTATCTTGTATTCCACCCTTGTTGAGCTTTCCAAGGCCTTGGATCTGCATAACTGTGCTGTGTGGATGCCCGACAATGACAGGCGAGAGATGCATTTGACCCATGAATTGAAACCGAGTTCGGCTAATCAATTAAAAATTTCTATTCCTATAAGTGATCCAGATGTGTTGGAGATAAGAAAGAGTAAGGGTGTGCAGATTTTGAGGCCTGATTCTGCATTGGGAGCTGCTAGTGGTGGTGAATATGGGGAGTCGGGTTCTGTAGCAGCTATCCGCATGCCGATACTTCATGTTTCCAATTTCAAAGGAGGGACACCGGAAATGGTTGATACATCTTATGCTATACTGGTTTTGGTTCTCCCAAATTTAAACTCAAGGGCTTGGAACCCCCATGAGATGGATATAGTGGAAGTAGTTGCTGATCAGGTTGCTGTAGCCTTGTCTCATGCATCTGTTCTTGAAGAGTCTCAGCTGATGAGGCAGAAACTTGCAGAGCAAAACCGAGCGCTGCAACAGGCTCAAAAGAATGCAATGATGGCCAGCCAGGCAAGGAGCTCATTTCAGAAAGTCATGAGTAATGGAATGCGAAGGCCTATGCATTCAATCCTTGGCTTGCTTTCAATATTTCAAGAGGACAATCTAAGACCTGAACAGAAGATTATTATTGACACAATGTTGAGAGTTAGCAATGCACTTTCCAGTTTGATTAGTGATGTAATGGAGATTTCGGCAAATGACAAAGGAAGCTTTCGGTTAGAGATGAAACCTTTCGATCTGCATTCCATGATGAGGGAAGTTTCTTGCATTGCTAAGTGTTTGTGTGTACATAAAGGCTTTGGTCTTGAAATTGATGTCCACAAGGGTTTACCAGGGTTGGTTATAGGTGATGAGGCAAGGtctttccaagtaattttgcactTGATAGGTTATCTGTTGAACATGTATGATAAAGGGACTCTCATTTTTCGAGCATTTACTGAAAATGATAGTGGAAATAAGGATGATAAAGGTCTTGGAATATGGAGATCAAGTGTGCAACATGACTATGTATATGTAAAATTTAGTTTTCAGATAACGGGTATTACTTCCGAGTCAGATGTATTAAATTCAGCAAAACATTATTCTGGTAGAAGGCACTACAACAATGAACCTAATGAGGGCCTGAGCTTCAGCATGTGCAAAACGCTGGTGCAG ATGATGCAAGGTAATATCTGGATGTCACCAAACTCGTCGGGTTTGGCTCAAGGCATGACACTTCTTCTCAAGTTTCAGCTAGGTCGACCCTCGGTTGGAAGATCCACATTTGCACTAAAAGATGCTCCAAACCCACAGTTTAGAGGCCTCAAGGTTGTGTTGGCAGACGACGATAATGTAAACAGGACCGTGACAAAGAAGCTGCTCGAGAAGCTTGGTTGTCAAGTAACCGCTGTTTCATCAGGTTTCCAGTGCCTCAGTGCTGTAAGCGCCTCCGGCAACACATACAAAATTATCCTCTTAGATCTTCACATGCCTGAAATGGATGGCTTCGAAGTAGCTAGAAGGATCCGAAAGTTCCATAGCCGTAGTTGGCCCTTGATTATAGCTCTTACCGCGAGCGCGGAAGATGATGTGAGGGAGAAATGCATACAGGTGGGAATGCATGGATTGATTCGCAAACCGATCCTTCTTCAAGAGATAGCCGATGAACTCAGGACAGTGTTGCAACGTGCAGGTGAAAAATTGTGA